From a region of the Castanea sativa cultivar Marrone di Chiusa Pesio chromosome 10, ASM4071231v1 genome:
- the LOC142612372 gene encoding uncharacterized protein LOC142612372 has product MRRLPPSSARAPSLSQSAPSGLGRARHSFGGEACAALLLGSSWSSGWPRHHLFLFSDQPAERDTTVLTLKKEISAVLSRYKLHIENIRGQGYDGASNMCGERNGLQALFLKECPYAYYVHCMAYRLQLALVIASREVKVVHQFYDHLTNIINIVVGSSKRNDELQYAQGEQIENMIVSNEIETGRRGNQIGTLQRAGDTRWGSHFQSICSLIKMFDATCKVINTISEEWVNYKQCGDAKGAYQVLTSFEFVLILHMMKEIMGIANILCQVLQQHSQDLLNAMHLVSTTKSLIQKLRDDG; this is encoded by the exons ATGCgccggcttcctccttcatccGCGCGAGCTCCTTCTCTAAGTCAGAGCGCTCCttctgggcttgggagagctcgtcaTTCTTTTGGtggagaagcttgcgctgcccttctactTGGGTCCTCATGGtcctcaggctggcctcggcaccatctctttctcttttcagatCAGCCAGCTGAGAG AGATACTACTGTGTTGACCCTAAAGAAAGAGATAAGTGCTGTCCTTTCTCGTTACAAGCTCCACATTGAGAATATTCGAGGTCAAGGGTATGATGGAGCTAGTAATATGTGTGGTGAACGGAATGGATTGCAAGCTCTATTTCTTAAAGAATGTCCATATGCTTATTATGTACATTGCATGGCTTATAGGTTGCAATTGGCTTTAGTTATAGCATCTAGAGAAGTAAAAGTTGTTCATCAATTCTATGATCATTTGactaatattatcaatattgtcGTTGGTTCTAGTAAGCGTAATGATGAATTGCAATATGCTCAAGGGGAACAAATTGAGAATATGATTGTTTCTAATGAAATTGAGACTGGAAGAAGAGGAAACCAAATTGGTACTTTGCAACGGGCTGGAGATACACGTTGGGGATCTCATTTTCAATCTATTTGTAGTTTGATAAAAATGTTTGATGCAACTTGCAAAGTTATCAATACTATCTCTGAGGAATGGGTTAATTATAAACAATGTGGTGATGCTAAGGGAGCTTATCAAGTATTAACatcatttgaatttgttttaattttgcatatgaTGAAAGAGATTATGGGAATTGCTAATATTCTTTGCCAAGTTTTGCAACAACATTCTCAAGATCTTTTAAATGCCATGCATTTAGTTTCAACTACAAAATCACTTATTCAAAAGTTGAGAGATGATGGATGA